A single genomic interval of Deferribacter autotrophicus harbors:
- the rfbH gene encoding lipopolysaccharide biosynthesis protein RfbH, producing MENFTNFLDEEKFKKVISGKNKSDIDKILRENIKYLTKLYFEYCKKGNNKRDYIPPSGKVLDEHELYNMIDASLDMWLTTGRFNDEFEKKLAEFVGVKYALTTNSGSSANLLAISALTSYKLGDRRLKEGDEVITVVAGFPTTVAPIIQNKLIPVFVDVELGTYNIDIKQIEEAISEKTKAIFVAHTLGNPFDIEKVLKLAERHNLWVIEDNCDALGAKYNGKYTGSFGHISTISFYPAHHITMGEGGAVLTNDYGLYKIVLSFRDWGRDCWCPPGKDDTCGRRFDWKLGNLPKGYDHKYIYSHLGYNLKITDWQAAIGLAQLDKLPEFIEKRKENFRLLYEGLKEFEEYLILPRAMPNSEPSWFGFPITVRDNAPFNKFELVKYLEENGIGTRQLFAGNMLRHPAFIETDIKLRIKNSQIVNSKDLSEEHYKLLPNTDKVMNGTFWMGVWPGIEGRDVGKILKIFNNFVRRF from the coding sequence ATGGAAAACTTCACAAACTTTTTAGATGAAGAAAAGTTTAAAAAAGTAATTTCTGGAAAAAATAAATCAGATATAGATAAGATTTTAAGAGAAAATATAAAATATCTAACCAAATTATATTTCGAATACTGCAAAAAAGGAAACAATAAAAGAGATTATATTCCTCCATCCGGAAAGGTATTAGATGAACATGAGCTTTATAATATGATTGATGCATCTCTTGATATGTGGCTTACTACAGGTAGATTTAACGATGAATTTGAAAAAAAGCTAGCAGAATTTGTAGGAGTAAAATATGCATTGACTACCAATTCAGGCTCTTCTGCCAATTTACTAGCAATTTCTGCTTTGACATCATATAAACTTGGCGATAGGAGGCTTAAAGAAGGTGACGAAGTAATTACTGTAGTAGCAGGTTTTCCAACAACAGTTGCTCCTATTATACAGAATAAACTTATTCCTGTTTTTGTAGATGTGGAGCTTGGAACATACAATATAGATATAAAACAAATAGAAGAAGCTATAAGTGAAAAAACTAAAGCTATATTTGTAGCACATACCCTTGGGAATCCATTTGACATAGAGAAAGTTTTAAAATTAGCTGAGAGACACAATTTATGGGTGATTGAAGATAATTGTGATGCTTTAGGAGCAAAATATAATGGAAAATACACTGGTTCTTTTGGACATATTTCAACAATAAGTTTTTATCCAGCCCATCATATTACTATGGGTGAAGGTGGAGCTGTCCTTACAAATGATTATGGACTATACAAAATAGTTTTGTCTTTTAGAGATTGGGGAAGAGATTGCTGGTGTCCTCCTGGGAAAGATGATACCTGTGGAAGAAGATTTGACTGGAAACTTGGAAATCTTCCAAAAGGATATGACCATAAATATATATATTCTCACTTAGGTTATAATCTTAAGATAACGGATTGGCAAGCAGCAATAGGATTAGCACAGCTTGATAAATTGCCAGAGTTTATTGAAAAAAGAAAGGAAAACTTCAGACTTCTGTATGAAGGATTAAAAGAGTTTGAAGAATATTTAATCCTCCCCAGGGCTATGCCAAACAGTGAACCTTCATGGTTTGGTTTTCCAATTACAGTAAGAGACAATGCTCCTTTTAATAAATTTGAATTAGTTAAATATTTAGAAGAAAACGGTATTGGTACAAGACAACTGTTTGCTGGGAATATGCTAAGACATCCAGCATTTATAGAAACAGATATAAAATTAAGAATAAAAAACTCACAAATTGTTAATTCTAAAGACTTATCTGAAGAGCATTATAAATTATTACCTAATACTGATAAAGTAATGAATGGAACATTTTGGATGGGGGTTTGGCCAGGAATTGAAGGGAGAGATGTGGGTAAAATTTTAAAAATATTTAATAATTTTGTAAGGAGATTTTGA